From a single Rutidosis leptorrhynchoides isolate AG116_Rl617_1_P2 chromosome 5, CSIRO_AGI_Rlap_v1, whole genome shotgun sequence genomic region:
- the LOC139850492 gene encoding F-box/FBD/LRR-repeat protein At1g13570-like isoform X1: MELQGYVQIYHGEDSGLIQLFDYLHVIENFTISLWYTKWCIGAHEHPRELRTSLDHLKYMCLYHLILDGDHHYGMPILALLFRASPNLEKIKLRIFPPYIIEESDVGEDYSDIQLKNLTELEIEDFGNMEPELELVKFMLIKSPMLKTLRIFINGNVEEDEEPEMLNILLSYPRASPMVKISLHRFELGPYRCNW; this comes from the exons ATGGAG CTTCAAGGATATGTTCAAATTTACCATGGTGAGGACTCCGGCCTTATTCAGCTATTTGACTATTTACATGTCATTGAAAATTTTACTATTAGTCTTTGGTATACTAAG TGGTGTATTGGTGCACACGAGCATCCAAGAGAGCTTCGAACCTCATTAGATCACCTCAAATACATGTGCTTATATCATCTTATTTTGGATGGAGACCATCATTACGGGATGCCTATTCTTGCTCTTTTGTTCAGGGCTTCTCCAAACTTGGAGAAAATAAAGCTACGT ATATTTCCGCCGTATATAATTGAAGAATCGGATGTAGGTGAAGATTATTCAGATATTCAGTTGAAAAATCTGACTGAGTTAGAGATTGAAGATTTTGGTAACATGGAGCCTGAGTTGGAGCTtgtgaagtttatgttgatcaagtCACCTATGTTGAAGACATTAAGGATATTCATTAACGGAAATGTTGAAGAGGATGAAGAACCGGAGATGTTAAACATTTTGCTTAGCTATCCACGTGCATCACCGATGGTGAAAATCAGTTTACATCGTTTTGAACTCGGACCATATAGATGCAATTGGTAG
- the LOC139849750 gene encoding F-box/FBD/LRR-repeat protein At1g13570-like, with product MDHYNINARRLSLDRISNLPLPIIETILSLLPTKVAVRTSILSREWRYHWTKIPELFFDEDAFKGSSDQLSILEQTFYYSCPCRRCNFFKAIYQVLLLHKGPLLEFSLITSADMICDELDLIISHLSRRNTVKIFSLDLNEYSKYRLPLSFFSLNQLTNLDLHKVCIHHPPTFNGFGSLTSLYLHNIKISPKTLVHLVSNCPVLKSLTLFIDEDNTLGNGNDVSSSFSDLIKCLPVIECLVTSLWVSHVS from the exons ATGGACCATTATAATATTAATGCTCGACGATTGTCTTTGGATCGAATCAGCAACCTTCCTCTACCCATAATCGAAACCATCTTATCCCTTTTACCAACCAAAGTTGCAGTTAGGACAAGTATCCTCTCGAGGGAATGGAGATACCATTGGACCAAAATTCCCGAACTCTTTTTTGACGAGGATGCGTTTAAAGGATCATCAGATCAGCTATCCATTTTGGAGCAAACCTTTTACTATTCATGTCCATGCAGGAGATGCAATTTTTTCAAAGCTATATACCAAGTTTTGTTATTGCATAAAGGCCCATTACTCGAGTTCTCCCTTATCACAAGTGCGGACATGATCTGTGATGAACTTGACCTAATCATAAGTCATTTGTCAAGGAGGAATACTGTTAAAATATTTAGTCTTGACTTGAATGAGTACAGTAAGTATAGGTTACCGTTATCTTTCTTCTCTTTGAATCAGTTAACGAATCTAGATCTCCATAAAGTTTGTATACATCATCCACCAACGTTTAATGGATTCGGTAGCTTGACAAGCTTATATTTGCACAATATAAAGATCTCTCCAAAAACTCTTGTGCATCTTGTATCCAACTGTCCAGTGCTTAAGAGCCTCACTCTG TTTATTGATGAAGATAATACTCTCGGTAATGGTAATGACGTATCCTCCTCCTTTAGTGACCTAATCAAGTGCTTGCCTGTCATTGAATGTCTGGTTACCTCTCTCTGGGTTTCTCATGTAAGTTAG
- the LOC139849751 gene encoding kinesin-like protein KIN-1, whose amino-acid sequence MHYTLGFSEFYSQGYLLTNDHTPVVIRNLIPSVFTVTTVHFNFCILQDEKDEHYLFNFDKVFYEDSAQADVYDFLAAPIVRDALNAINGTIITYGQTGAGKTYTMEGGNILETDNRKKGLLPRVVTELFEAIQVGGEATAYKIKLSMVEIYMEKVRDLFDLSKDNIQVKEHKGQGILLCGVTEILISDGEEASKFLHRGIANRAVGETQMNMESSRSHCIYIFTIQKEVKNDQRVSSGKLVLVDLAGSEKVEKTGAEGRVLEEAKTINKSLSALGNVINALTSSQQGKSNHIPYRDSKLTRILQDALGGSSQTALLCCCSPSLCNSSETISTLRFGARAKHIKASVRVVCKEELSDRRQESLSMNDVKLKLGVLRDRILKKFGDKLDAETVSMIGEEFVLEGLITTTHPSSSDQEVNSSSSVNGITLGSETIFAWKEATDKLVKTIAELRRDKEMLMNQYESMKGEYEIMESVVRGLKTKLRKSQDYLDLGFYFMCLVSAIMFMFIMSIRFNM is encoded by the exons ATGCATTACACGCTCGGATTCTCAGAGTTTTACTCTCAAGGTTATCTGTTAACGAACGATCACACTCCTGTAGTCATTCGCAACTTAATTCCGTCTGTATTTACTGTCACAACAGTTCATTTTAATTTTTGTATATTACAGGATGAAAAAGATGAACACTATTTGTTTAATTTCGATAAAGTGTTCTATGAAGATTCCGCACAAGCTGACGTCTACGACTTTTTGGCTGCTCCAATTGTTAGAG ATGCTCTGAATGCAATTAATGGTACAATCATCACATATGGACAG ACAGGAGCAGGGAAGACTTATACCATGGAG GGAGGTAACATTCTGGAAACAGACAACCGCAAGAAAGGATTACTACCTAGAGTGGTCACTGAACTCTTTGAGGCTATACAAGTTGGTGGTGAAGCAACTGCTTACAAAATTAAACTGTCAATG GTTGAGATTTATATGGAGAAAGTAAG GGACCTTTTTGATCTGTCAAAGGACAACATACAGGTGAAAGAGCACAAAGGACAAGGGATATTGCTGTGTGGAGTAACAGAA ATCTTGATATCAGATGGTGAAGAAGCATCAAAGTTCTTACAT AGGGGAATAGCTAACAGAGCAGTTGGAGAGACTC AAATGAACATGGAAAGCAGTAGAAGTCATTGCATCTACATATTTACCATTCAGAAAGAAGTTAAAAATGACCAAAG GGTGAGCAGTGGCAAGCTTGTTCTTGTAGACTTAGCAGGATCTGAGAAGGTTGAGAAAACAGGTGCAGAGGGGAGAGTTCTTGAAGAAGCCAAAACCATAAACAAATCTCTTTCTGCACTTGGAAATGTCATCAATGCTTTGACTTCAAGTCAACAGGGAAAATCTAATCACATCCCGTATCGTGATTCAAAGCTTACTCGAATCCTTCAGGATGCTCTT GGAGGAAGCTCCCAGACAGCATTACTTTGCTGTTGCTCACCAAGTCTTTGTAATTCATCAGAGACTATATCTACTCTCCGATTTGGAGCAAG AGCTAAGCATATAAAGGCATCAGTGCGCGTCGTTTGCAAGGAAGAGCTGTCTGACAGGAGGCAGGAGTCTTTGTCTATGAATGATGTGAAGCTGAAATTAGGTGTGCTACGTGACAGAATCCTAAAAAAG TTTGGAGACAAGTTAGATGCTGAGACAGTGAGTATGATTGGGGA GGAGTTTGTATTGGAAGGACTTATTACTACTACTCATCCCAGTTCAAGTGATCAGGAGGTAAATTCAAGCTCCTCTGTAAATGGAATTACACTTGGCTCAGAAACAATATTCGCATGGAAAGAAGCAACAGATAAGCTTGTAAAGACTATTGCTGAG TTAAGAAGAGATAAGGAAATGTTAATGAACCAGTACGAATCAATGAAGGGGGAATATGAGATCATGGAGAGTGTGGTCAGGGGACTCAAGACCAAATTGAGAAAATCACAAGATTATCTGGACCTGGGATTCTACTTTATGTGTTTAGTTTCAGCTATCATGTTTATGTTTATAATGTCAATCCGGTTTAACATGTAA
- the LOC139850492 gene encoding F-box/FBD/LRR-repeat protein At1g13570-like isoform X2 produces MEWCIGAHEHPRELRTSLDHLKYMCLYHLILDGDHHYGMPILALLFRASPNLEKIKLRIFPPYIIEESDVGEDYSDIQLKNLTELEIEDFGNMEPELELVKFMLIKSPMLKTLRIFINGNVEEDEEPEMLNILLSYPRASPMVKISLHRFELGPYRCNW; encoded by the exons ATGGAG TGGTGTATTGGTGCACACGAGCATCCAAGAGAGCTTCGAACCTCATTAGATCACCTCAAATACATGTGCTTATATCATCTTATTTTGGATGGAGACCATCATTACGGGATGCCTATTCTTGCTCTTTTGTTCAGGGCTTCTCCAAACTTGGAGAAAATAAAGCTACGT ATATTTCCGCCGTATATAATTGAAGAATCGGATGTAGGTGAAGATTATTCAGATATTCAGTTGAAAAATCTGACTGAGTTAGAGATTGAAGATTTTGGTAACATGGAGCCTGAGTTGGAGCTtgtgaagtttatgttgatcaagtCACCTATGTTGAAGACATTAAGGATATTCATTAACGGAAATGTTGAAGAGGATGAAGAACCGGAGATGTTAAACATTTTGCTTAGCTATCCACGTGCATCACCGATGGTGAAAATCAGTTTACATCGTTTTGAACTCGGACCATATAGATGCAATTGGTAG